A region of Streptomyces paludis DNA encodes the following proteins:
- a CDS encoding AfsR/SARP family transcriptional regulator, giving the protein MEFRLLGGVEAWSDAGPVVLGPARQRAVLAALLMDANRPVRVEQLVYRVWGDGPPRRARETLYGYVSRLRRLLPGAIARGPGGYVLTADEPKVDVHRFHRLLGPARQADDRAAVALFQEALALWRGEPFPGADTPWFNAARDTLRSVRWAAELDCADVRLRLGEHAALLSLLAERGAARPLDERLAAQYMLALYRCGRQADALAHYRRLRGLLAGELGIDPGEKARRLHEAILRGDTELSAPAAGAGPGGGAGAGTTQRARVAGNHLPRDLADFTGREREIGRLAACADEGAAVLAVDGMAGVGKTSLTVHAGHLLAGRFPDGQLFVDLQGHSEGKPPLAPAQALEVLLGQLGIAAATGAEARWRAETAGLRLLVVLDNAADEAQVAPLLPAGPGLTIVTSRARLLGLDAGRPLSLAVLAEEAATALLAGIVGIDRAAAEPEAVSRIVRLCAGLPLALRLSGARLAHRTAWPVGYLAARLSEAQRLLPELSFAGRGVALAFRMSYGQLPPGDQRVFQALGQHPGADADVAVVAVMAGLPVRDADDALQRLVDAHLAEEPVPGRYRQHDLLRHYARGLSGDGATVERMLGHYLTAVTECAVLGGAGRAADAGTHRTRRWLAAEKANVLAATRYAASQGRDEYAWRLAVMLWRSLARDPASDSVASLEQGLSAAREAADGGEALLSTLLALAHWSAGRSRLARDHLAAAATLYDDPESRAHVLALLGLVHLSHGAHTAAEEHAERAFAALGKLGSLSPLGLDAKIITYWTRGVVRGVRGEDESALAYLRAAHAGCGELGNQISPDDHVLTALARCLLALGGHEEARGHLERARDVRRRIGDRTGEGEVLVLLGMARLAQGHPDDAAATQRSALRMLAGDDRLQAYARIELGRTLAASGQPGAAVEEYGRALELAARGGHLHEEAHAHHELARALTAVDPPAAEGHHRAAAEIFTRLGVRSRMPLPHLRPAGW; this is encoded by the coding sequence GTGGAGTTCCGGTTGCTCGGTGGGGTGGAGGCGTGGTCGGACGCCGGTCCGGTGGTGCTCGGGCCGGCCCGGCAGCGGGCGGTGCTGGCCGCGCTGCTGATGGACGCCAACCGGCCGGTGCGGGTGGAGCAGCTGGTGTACCGGGTGTGGGGGGACGGGCCGCCGCGGCGGGCGCGGGAGACCCTGTACGGCTATGTGTCCCGGCTGCGCCGTCTGCTGCCGGGGGCGATCGCCCGGGGGCCGGGGGGCTATGTGCTCACGGCCGACGAGCCTAAGGTCGATGTGCACCGTTTCCACCGGCTCCTCGGTCCGGCCCGGCAGGCCGACGACCGGGCGGCGGTGGCGCTCTTCCAGGAGGCGCTGGCCCTGTGGCGGGGGGAGCCGTTTCCCGGCGCCGACACCCCCTGGTTCAACGCCGCCCGCGACACGCTGCGTTCCGTACGGTGGGCCGCCGAACTGGACTGCGCCGACGTACGGCTGAGACTCGGCGAACACGCCGCGCTGCTGTCCCTGCTCGCCGAACGCGGGGCCGCCCGCCCGCTGGACGAGCGGCTGGCCGCACAGTACATGCTCGCCCTGTACCGCTGCGGCCGGCAGGCCGACGCCCTCGCCCACTACCGGCGCCTGCGCGGCCTGCTCGCCGGGGAACTCGGCATCGATCCGGGGGAGAAGGCGCGGCGTCTGCACGAGGCGATCCTCCGGGGCGACACGGAGCTGAGCGCACCGGCCGCCGGGGCCGGCCCAGGGGGCGGGGCCGGGGCCGGGACCACGCAGAGGGCGAGGGTCGCGGGCAATCATCTCCCCCGGGATCTGGCCGACTTCACCGGACGGGAGCGGGAGATCGGCCGGCTGGCGGCCTGCGCGGACGAGGGGGCGGCCGTTCTCGCGGTCGACGGGATGGCCGGTGTGGGCAAGACCTCCCTGACCGTGCACGCCGGGCATCTGCTCGCCGGCCGGTTTCCCGACGGGCAGCTGTTCGTGGACCTCCAGGGTCACAGCGAGGGCAAGCCGCCGCTGGCTCCGGCGCAGGCCCTGGAAGTCCTGCTGGGCCAGCTGGGGATCGCGGCGGCCACGGGCGCGGAGGCGCGCTGGCGGGCGGAGACCGCGGGCCTGCGGCTTCTGGTGGTCCTCGACAACGCCGCCGACGAGGCGCAGGTGGCGCCGTTGCTGCCGGCCGGTCCCGGGCTGACGATCGTGACGAGCAGGGCCAGACTCCTCGGCCTCGACGCGGGCCGGCCGCTCTCCCTGGCGGTACTGGCCGAGGAGGCCGCCACGGCCCTCCTCGCGGGCATCGTGGGCATCGACAGGGCGGCCGCCGAACCGGAGGCGGTGTCACGGATCGTACGGCTGTGCGCGGGCCTGCCCCTGGCGCTCCGGCTGTCCGGCGCCCGGCTGGCGCACCGCACCGCGTGGCCCGTCGGATATCTGGCGGCGCGGCTCTCCGAGGCGCAACGGCTGCTGCCGGAGCTGTCGTTCGCCGGCCGGGGGGTGGCGCTGGCGTTCAGGATGTCGTACGGGCAGCTGCCGCCGGGCGACCAGCGGGTCTTCCAGGCGCTGGGGCAGCACCCGGGCGCGGACGCGGACGTCGCCGTGGTCGCGGTGATGGCGGGCCTGCCGGTGAGGGACGCCGATGACGCCCTGCAAAGGCTGGTGGACGCGCATCTCGCGGAGGAGCCCGTGCCCGGCCGCTACCGCCAGCACGATCTGCTGCGGCACTACGCCCGCGGTCTGTCCGGGGACGGAGCGACGGTCGAGCGGATGCTCGGCCACTACCTGACGGCCGTGACGGAGTGCGCCGTCCTGGGCGGCGCCGGCCGCGCCGCGGACGCCGGGACGCACCGTACGCGGCGGTGGCTGGCGGCCGAGAAGGCCAACGTCCTCGCCGCGACGCGCTACGCGGCCTCCCAGGGACGCGACGAGTACGCGTGGCGGCTGGCCGTGATGCTGTGGCGGTCACTGGCCCGCGACCCGGCGAGCGACTCGGTCGCATCGCTCGAACAGGGGCTGTCGGCGGCCCGGGAGGCGGCCGACGGCGGTGAGGCGCTGCTGAGCACCCTGCTCGCGCTGGCGCACTGGTCGGCCGGGCGCAGCCGGCTCGCGCGGGACCATCTGGCAGCCGCGGCGACGCTGTACGACGACCCCGAGTCGCGCGCCCATGTCCTCGCGCTGCTCGGCCTGGTGCACCTGTCGCACGGCGCCCACACGGCGGCGGAGGAGCACGCGGAGCGGGCGTTCGCCGCACTCGGGAAGCTCGGCTCGCTGTCCCCGCTGGGGCTCGACGCGAAGATCATCACCTACTGGACACGCGGTGTCGTACGGGGTGTGCGCGGCGAGGACGAGTCCGCCCTCGCGTATCTGCGGGCGGCGCACGCCGGCTGCGGGGAGCTGGGCAACCAGATCAGCCCCGACGACCACGTCCTGACCGCCCTCGCCCGCTGCCTCCTCGCCCTCGGCGGCCACGAGGAGGCCCGCGGCCATCTCGAACGGGCCCGCGACGTCCGGCGGCGGATCGGTGACCGGACCGGCGAGGGCGAGGTGCTGGTGCTCCTGGGCATGGCCCGGCTGGCCCAGGGACACCCCGACGACGCGGCGGCGACGCAGCGGTCGGCCCTGCGGATGCTGGCGGGCGACGACCGGCTCCAGGCGTACGCCCGTATCGAACTCGGCCGGACACTGGCCGCGTCCGGACAGCCGGGCGCGGCGGTCGAGGAGTACGGCCGCGCGCTCGAACTCGCCGCGCGGGGAGGCCACTTGCACGAGGAGGCGCACGCACACCACGAACTGGCGCGGGCGCTGACCGCCGTCGATCCGCCGGCGGCCGAGGGGCATCACCGCGCAGCGGCGGAGATCTTCACCCGGCTGGGTGTCCGGAGCCGGATGCCCCTGCCGCATCTGCGCCCGGCCGGCTGGTAG
- a CDS encoding methionyl-tRNA formyltransferase has protein sequence MRVVMFGYQTWGHRTLKALLDSEHEVVLVVTHPRSEHAYEKIWSDSVADLAEEHGIPVLIRNRPDDDELFERLKEAGPDIIVANNWRTWLPPRIFGLPRHGTLNVHDSLLPKYAGFSPLIWALINGESEVGVTAHMMNDELDAGDIVRQEAVPVGPADTATDLFHKTVGLIAPVTVGALALIAAGQTEFTPQDRSRASFFHKRSAEDIRIDWNWPAEDLARLVRAQSEPYPSAFTFHRGKRLEVLAAVVSQSRYGGTPGRIFYREGDGVVIVAGADARTGRNHGLALTRVRTEDGRELPAAEYFTSMGGYLTDRR, from the coding sequence ACTCCGAGCACGAGGTGGTGCTGGTCGTGACGCACCCCCGGAGCGAGCACGCGTACGAGAAGATCTGGAGCGACTCCGTCGCCGATCTCGCCGAGGAGCACGGCATCCCCGTACTGATCCGCAACCGTCCCGACGACGACGAGCTGTTCGAACGCCTCAAGGAGGCCGGCCCGGACATCATCGTCGCCAACAACTGGCGGACGTGGCTGCCGCCGCGGATCTTCGGCCTTCCCCGCCACGGCACCCTGAACGTGCACGACTCGCTGCTGCCGAAGTACGCCGGCTTCTCGCCGCTGATCTGGGCGCTGATCAACGGCGAGAGCGAGGTCGGCGTCACCGCGCACATGATGAACGACGAACTCGACGCCGGTGACATCGTCCGGCAGGAGGCGGTCCCGGTCGGCCCGGCGGACACCGCCACCGACCTCTTCCACAAGACGGTCGGTCTCATCGCCCCGGTCACCGTCGGCGCGCTCGCCCTCATCGCCGCCGGGCAGACGGAGTTCACCCCGCAGGACCGCTCCCGGGCGAGCTTCTTCCACAAGCGGTCCGCCGAGGACATCCGCATCGACTGGAACTGGCCGGCCGAGGACCTCGCACGCCTGGTCCGCGCCCAGTCGGAGCCGTACCCCAGCGCCTTCACCTTCCACAGGGGCAAGCGGCTCGAAGTGCTCGCCGCGGTCGTGTCGCAAAGCCGCTACGGCGGTACGCCCGGCCGGATCTTCTACCGCGAGGGCGACGGTGTGGTGATCGTCGCCGGAGCCGACGCCCGCACCGGCCGCAACCACGGCCTGGCCCTCACCCGGGTACGGACCGAGGACGGCCGGGAGCTGCCCGCGGCGGAGTACTTCACCTCGATGGGCGGATATCTGACCGACCGCCGGTGA